A single region of the Salvia splendens isolate huo1 chromosome 18, SspV2, whole genome shotgun sequence genome encodes:
- the LOC121777188 gene encoding dual specificity protein kinase YAK1 homolog isoform X1: MEEVSAAAVAAEEAESPQLSESSTSSSSSSSRIISWRPRLLAFRPYSPTLHTNTKPQHLRVVVKRPLVARLTKDIVEIYQLCNPQFCYSEELNLKRFLTSPSVGLLNDGCDNENSDLILTVNYSLVNSNLNQRYVVKDVLGQGTFGQVAKCWVAEMNSFVAVKIIKNLPAFYQQALVEVSILTTLNKKFDPEDKHHIVRIYDYFVYQNHLCIVFELLDVNLYELIKLNHFRGLSLSIVQLFSKQILRGLALMKDAGIIHCDLKPENILLSTSVKPAEIKIIDFGSACREDRTVYSYIQSRYYRSPEVLLGYQYTTAIDMWSFGCIVAELFLGLPLFPGVSEFDLLRRMIKILGGQPPDYILRKAKNTSKFFKFIGSINHDDRDQSQRSNYSMYQVLTEEEFAARESKKPSIGKEYFNHMNLEAIVTKYPYRKNLPEEEILKESQIRLALIDFLKGLVEFDPDKRWSPLQASMHPFVTGEPFTGPYKPAPKTSHMPVTQNAKVDHHPAGGHWFAAGLSPNISGRNRAMMPNSQHYQFVPYGHPGSYGSLGSHGSYNDGLGLGSSYGSFGDNNNFHAFYSPAGPSGMNLYAHGGNSLLGNSPDTRRMMQLPHGSGIGFSPGNFAPMSLGSSPSQFTPPSSYGQISAGSPRHYGPPSPRGSCHGSPLGKMASGSHYNRRKNWSYHGNLHSQETASSSNCQGNIADMNTCQPEGNSPVYVGSQSHRQPNFNASTWRPQQGGRSVASSYSSSHMQTVQGSAVEKHEASNSLPDPGDWDPNYSEELLLQEDSSDVNSMTNQFIKGMDLGQPSMSIEPLIGAGNSSHISIAALSMQRHDGPIQSFSLGEAGSNPAIHGYANQSYLTPHLAPNSPSRLGQQPAQRHNIGRSTQFHEGGHRGNYSVSSTPPAFQGRKDYRRNA, translated from the exons ATGGAGGAGGTCTctgctgctgctgttgctgcTGAGGAAGCTGAATCCCCGCAACTAAGCGAGAGTTCAACATCTTCGTCTTCCTCATCATCCAGGATAATCTCATGGCGCCCTAGGCTACTTGCCTTCCGACCTTATTCCCCAACTCTCCACACCAATACCAAGCCCCAACATCTTCGGGTGGTCGTCAAGAGACCG TTGGTTGCCCGCTTGACTAAGGATATTGTTGAGATATATCAATTATGCAACCCTCAGTTCTGTTATTCAGAAGAATTGAATCTAAAGAGGTTCTTGACGTCACCATCTGTTGGACTTTTGAATGATGGTTGCGATAATGAAAACTCAGACCTGATCCTGACCGTAAATTATTCCCTCGTTAACTCAAACTTAAATCAAAG GTACGTTGTGAAGGATGTTCTTGGCCAAGGCACCTTTGGGCAGGTTGCCAAGTGTTGGGTAGCAGAAATGAACAGTTTTGTTGCTGTCaagataataaaaaatttacctGCTTTTTACCAGCAGGCACTTGTTGAAGTTTCTATCCTAACAACA TTAAATAAGAAGTTTGATCCTGAGGATAAGCACCACATTGTCCGGATTTATGATTATTTTGTGTACCAGAATCACCTGTGCATTGTCTTTGAGCTGCTTGATGTTAATCT GTATGAGCTTATCAAGTTGAATCATTTTAGAGGGTTGTCGTTGAGCATTGTGCAGCTATTCTCAAAACAG ATATTGCGGGGTTTGGCTCTCATGAAAGATGCTGGCATAATTCATTGTGATCTAAAGCCAGAGAATATTCTGCTATCTACAAG TGTGAAGCCAGCAGAAATCAAAATCATAGACTTTGGATCAGCTTGTAGAGAAGATCGTACTGTTTATTCTTATATACAG AGTCGGTACTATAGATCACCAGAAGTTCTTCTTGGATACCA GTACACTACAGCTATTGACATGTGGTCATTTGGGTGCATCGTTGCTGAGTTATTTCTTGGGCTACCATTGTTTCCAGGAGTTTCAGAGTTTGATCTTCTGCGGAGAATGATTAAAATTCTTGG GGGTCAACCTCCTGATTATATTCTCAGGAAGGCAAAAAACACTAGCAAGTTTTTTAAGTTCATTGGGAGCATCAACCATGATGACAGAGATCAGAGTCAAAGAAGCAATTACAGCATGTATCAGGTCTTGACTGAAGAAGAATTTGCAGCT AGGGAATCGAAAAAACCTTCAATAGGAAAGGAGTACTTCAACCATATGAACCTCGAAGCTATTGTCACGAAGTACCCTTACAGAAAGAATTTGCCAGAGGAAGAAATTCTTAAAG AAAGTCAAATACGATTAGCGCTTATTGATTTCTTGAAGGGGCTCGTCGAATTTGATCCGGATAAAAGGTGGTCGCCTTTGCAG GCTTCCATGCATCCTTTTGTTACTGGGGAACCTTTTACAGGCCCTTATAAACCTGCTCCAAAGACCTCGCACATG CCTGTTACTCAAAATGCTAAGGTGGACCACCATCCTGCTGGGGGTCATTGGTTTGCAGCTGGTCTGTCCCCTAAT ATATCAGGAAGGAATAGAGCTATGATGCCCAACAGCCAACATTACCAATTTGTGCCATATGGGCATCCAGGTAGTTATGGCAGTTTGGGAAGCCACGGCAGCTACAATGATGGCCTGGGGCTTGGAAGCAGTTATGGAAGTTTTGGTGACAACAACAATTTCCATGCATTTTATTCTCCGGCTGGTCCTTCTGGAATGAATCTCTACGCACACGGTGGTAACTCACTTCTTGGGAATAGTCCTGATACTAGGCGCATGATGCAACTACCGCACGGGAGTGGAATTGGTTTTAGCCCTGGAAATTTCGCACCTATGTCCCTTGGTTCTAGCCCTTCGCAGTTTACTCCTCCTAGCTCCTATGGTCAGATTTCAGCAGGTTCGCCCAGACATTACGGTCCTCCTTCTCCTAGAGGTAGTTGTCATGGATCTCCTTTAGGAAAGATGGCATCTGGAAGCCATTACAACAGAAGGAAGAACTGGTCCTATCATGGAAATTTACATTCCCAAGAGACTGCATCATCTTCTAACTGTCAAGGAAATATCGCCGATATGAACACTTGTCAGCCTGAGGGGAACTCTCCTGTATATGTAGGCTCTCAATCTCATCGACAGCCCAACTTTAATGCATCAACATGGAGACCTCAACAAGGAGGGAGGAGTGTAGCATCTAGTTACTCCTCTTCACACATGCAAACTGTCCAAGGGAGTGCAGTTGAAAAGCATGAGGCTAGTAACTCACTGCCTGATCCTGGAGACTGGGATCCGAATTATAG TGAAGAACTTCTTTTACAAGAGGATAGTTCAGATGTGAACAGCATGACAAATCAATTTATCAAGGGGATGGACTTGGGCCAACCTTCAATGTCCATTGAACCACTGATTGGAGCTGGAAATTCAAGTCACATCTCCATTGCTGCTCTTTCTATGCAAAG GCATGACGGGCCTATTCAGTCGTTTTCTCTTGGCGAAGCAGGGAGTAATCCTGCAATCCATGGTTATGCCAATCAATCATATTTAACGCCTCATTTGGCGCCAAATTCTCCCAGCCGTTTGGGGCAACAGCCAGCTCAGCGACACAACATAGGGAGATCAACTCAATTTCATGAAG GAGGACATAGAGGGAACTACTCAGTCTCCAGCACACCTCCGGCTTTTCAAGGAAGAAAAGATTACAGAAGGAACGCGTGA
- the LOC121777188 gene encoding dual specificity protein kinase YAK1 homolog isoform X2, with the protein MEEVSAAAVAAEEAESPQLSESSTSSSSSSSRIISWRPRLLAFRPYSPTLHTNTKPQHLRVVVKRPLVARLTKDIVEIYQLCNPQFCYSEELNLKRFLTSPSVGLLNDGCDNENSDLILTVNYSLVNSNLNQRYVVKDVLGQGTFGQVAKCWVAEMNSFVAVKIIKNLPAFYQQALVEVSILTTLNKKFDPEDKHHIVRIYDYFVYQNHLCIVFELLDVNLYELIKLNHFRGLSLSIVQLFSKQILRGLALMKDAGIIHCDLKPENILLSTSVKPAEIKIIDFGSACREDRTVYSYIQSRYYRSPEVLLGYQYTTAIDMWSFGCIVAELFLGLPLFPGVSEFDLLRRMIKILGGQPPDYILRKAKNTSKFFKFIGSINHDDRDQSQRSNYSMYQVLTEEEFAARESKKPSIGKEYFNHMNLEAIVTKYPYRKNLPEEEILKESQIRLALIDFLKGLVEFDPDKRWSPLQASMHPFVTGEPFTGPYKPAPKTSHMPVTQNAKVDHHPAGGHWFAAGLSPNISGRNRAMMPNSQHYQFVPYGHPGSYGSLGSHGSYNDGLGLGSSYGSFGDNNNFHAFYSPAGPSGMNLYAHGGNSLLGNSPDTRRMMQLPHGSGIGFSPGNFAPMSLGSSPSQFTPPSSYGQISAGSPRHYGPPSPRGSCHGSPLGKMASGSHYNRRKNWSYHGNLHSQETASSSNCQGNIADMNTCQPEGNSPVYVGSQSHRQPNFNASTWRPQQGGRSVASSYSSSHMQTVQGSAVEKHEASNSLPDPGDWDPNYSEELLLQEDSSDVNSMTNQFIKGMDLGQPSMSIEPLIGAGNSSHISIAALSMQRE; encoded by the exons ATGGAGGAGGTCTctgctgctgctgttgctgcTGAGGAAGCTGAATCCCCGCAACTAAGCGAGAGTTCAACATCTTCGTCTTCCTCATCATCCAGGATAATCTCATGGCGCCCTAGGCTACTTGCCTTCCGACCTTATTCCCCAACTCTCCACACCAATACCAAGCCCCAACATCTTCGGGTGGTCGTCAAGAGACCG TTGGTTGCCCGCTTGACTAAGGATATTGTTGAGATATATCAATTATGCAACCCTCAGTTCTGTTATTCAGAAGAATTGAATCTAAAGAGGTTCTTGACGTCACCATCTGTTGGACTTTTGAATGATGGTTGCGATAATGAAAACTCAGACCTGATCCTGACCGTAAATTATTCCCTCGTTAACTCAAACTTAAATCAAAG GTACGTTGTGAAGGATGTTCTTGGCCAAGGCACCTTTGGGCAGGTTGCCAAGTGTTGGGTAGCAGAAATGAACAGTTTTGTTGCTGTCaagataataaaaaatttacctGCTTTTTACCAGCAGGCACTTGTTGAAGTTTCTATCCTAACAACA TTAAATAAGAAGTTTGATCCTGAGGATAAGCACCACATTGTCCGGATTTATGATTATTTTGTGTACCAGAATCACCTGTGCATTGTCTTTGAGCTGCTTGATGTTAATCT GTATGAGCTTATCAAGTTGAATCATTTTAGAGGGTTGTCGTTGAGCATTGTGCAGCTATTCTCAAAACAG ATATTGCGGGGTTTGGCTCTCATGAAAGATGCTGGCATAATTCATTGTGATCTAAAGCCAGAGAATATTCTGCTATCTACAAG TGTGAAGCCAGCAGAAATCAAAATCATAGACTTTGGATCAGCTTGTAGAGAAGATCGTACTGTTTATTCTTATATACAG AGTCGGTACTATAGATCACCAGAAGTTCTTCTTGGATACCA GTACACTACAGCTATTGACATGTGGTCATTTGGGTGCATCGTTGCTGAGTTATTTCTTGGGCTACCATTGTTTCCAGGAGTTTCAGAGTTTGATCTTCTGCGGAGAATGATTAAAATTCTTGG GGGTCAACCTCCTGATTATATTCTCAGGAAGGCAAAAAACACTAGCAAGTTTTTTAAGTTCATTGGGAGCATCAACCATGATGACAGAGATCAGAGTCAAAGAAGCAATTACAGCATGTATCAGGTCTTGACTGAAGAAGAATTTGCAGCT AGGGAATCGAAAAAACCTTCAATAGGAAAGGAGTACTTCAACCATATGAACCTCGAAGCTATTGTCACGAAGTACCCTTACAGAAAGAATTTGCCAGAGGAAGAAATTCTTAAAG AAAGTCAAATACGATTAGCGCTTATTGATTTCTTGAAGGGGCTCGTCGAATTTGATCCGGATAAAAGGTGGTCGCCTTTGCAG GCTTCCATGCATCCTTTTGTTACTGGGGAACCTTTTACAGGCCCTTATAAACCTGCTCCAAAGACCTCGCACATG CCTGTTACTCAAAATGCTAAGGTGGACCACCATCCTGCTGGGGGTCATTGGTTTGCAGCTGGTCTGTCCCCTAAT ATATCAGGAAGGAATAGAGCTATGATGCCCAACAGCCAACATTACCAATTTGTGCCATATGGGCATCCAGGTAGTTATGGCAGTTTGGGAAGCCACGGCAGCTACAATGATGGCCTGGGGCTTGGAAGCAGTTATGGAAGTTTTGGTGACAACAACAATTTCCATGCATTTTATTCTCCGGCTGGTCCTTCTGGAATGAATCTCTACGCACACGGTGGTAACTCACTTCTTGGGAATAGTCCTGATACTAGGCGCATGATGCAACTACCGCACGGGAGTGGAATTGGTTTTAGCCCTGGAAATTTCGCACCTATGTCCCTTGGTTCTAGCCCTTCGCAGTTTACTCCTCCTAGCTCCTATGGTCAGATTTCAGCAGGTTCGCCCAGACATTACGGTCCTCCTTCTCCTAGAGGTAGTTGTCATGGATCTCCTTTAGGAAAGATGGCATCTGGAAGCCATTACAACAGAAGGAAGAACTGGTCCTATCATGGAAATTTACATTCCCAAGAGACTGCATCATCTTCTAACTGTCAAGGAAATATCGCCGATATGAACACTTGTCAGCCTGAGGGGAACTCTCCTGTATATGTAGGCTCTCAATCTCATCGACAGCCCAACTTTAATGCATCAACATGGAGACCTCAACAAGGAGGGAGGAGTGTAGCATCTAGTTACTCCTCTTCACACATGCAAACTGTCCAAGGGAGTGCAGTTGAAAAGCATGAGGCTAGTAACTCACTGCCTGATCCTGGAGACTGGGATCCGAATTATAG TGAAGAACTTCTTTTACAAGAGGATAGTTCAGATGTGAACAGCATGACAAATCAATTTATCAAGGGGATGGACTTGGGCCAACCTTCAATGTCCATTGAACCACTGATTGGAGCTGGAAATTCAAGTCACATCTCCATTGCTGCTCTTTCTATGCAAAG GGAGTAA
- the LOC121776281 gene encoding dnAJ-like protein slr0093 isoform X1, with protein MDSNLNSSSHKDYYKILQVDYDATDDKIRLNYRKLALKWHPDKHKGDVAATAIFQEINEAYSVLSDPDERLEYDLNGNYEIDKYSLRPLPFQEYLSRFKGMILTCRSWHQPNIKMVTATC; from the exons ATGGACTCCAATCTCAACTCCTCTTCTCACAAG GATTATTACAAGATCTTACAAGTAGATTATGATGCAACCGACGACAAAATCCGATTGAATTACCGCAAGCTCGCTTTG AAGTGGCATCCTGACAAACACAAGGGTGATGTTGCTGCCACCGCTATATTTCAAGAAATTAATGAAGCTTATTCTG TGTTGAGTGATCCGGATGAGAGACTCGAGTATGATTTGAATGGAAACTATGAGATTGACAAGTACAGCCTACGG CCTCTCCCTTTCCAGGAGTATTTATCGAGATTCAAAGGAATGATACTCACCTGCAGGTCTTGGCATCAGCCAAACATCAAAATG GTCACAGCCACTTGTTGA
- the LOC121776281 gene encoding dnAJ-like protein slr0093 isoform X2 encodes MDSNLNSSSHKDYYKILQVDYDATDDKIRLNYRKLALKWHPDKHKGDVAATAIFQEINEAYSVLSDPDERLEYDLNGNYEIDKYSLREYLSRFKGMILTCRSWHQPNIKMVTATC; translated from the exons ATGGACTCCAATCTCAACTCCTCTTCTCACAAG GATTATTACAAGATCTTACAAGTAGATTATGATGCAACCGACGACAAAATCCGATTGAATTACCGCAAGCTCGCTTTG AAGTGGCATCCTGACAAACACAAGGGTGATGTTGCTGCCACCGCTATATTTCAAGAAATTAATGAAGCTTATTCTG TGTTGAGTGATCCGGATGAGAGACTCGAGTATGATTTGAATGGAAACTATGAGATTGACAAGTACAGCCTACGG GAGTATTTATCGAGATTCAAAGGAATGATACTCACCTGCAGGTCTTGGCATCAGCCAAACATCAAAATG GTCACAGCCACTTGTTGA
- the LOC121776280 gene encoding uncharacterized sugar kinase slr0537-like: MALSLPSLSIRKLPPPFFSLSEFSSPSPALNSFPLFNRTPIRSPASLPLLSNSNFSSSSAPSSMSSGSDAGSTVDDCEAGDLGVSDSDDDESPSPLPHNLPDTWHVLGLGQAMVDFSGMVDDEFLNRLGLGKGTRKVVNHEERGRVLRAMDGCSYKAAAGGSLSNTLVALARLGAQPIGGPSLNVAMAGSVGSDPFGGFYRSKLQRANVNFLSAPVKDGTTGTVIVLTTPDAQRTMLAYQGTSSRVNYDSCLANLMSKTSILVVEGYLFEFPDTIKTISMACEEARKCGALVAITASDVTCIERHYDDFWDIMANYADIIFANSDEARTFCHFSSKESPISATRYLSHFVPFVSVTDGPRGSYLGVKGESVYIPPNPCVALDTCGAGDAYASGILYGLSRGVSDLRSIGTLASKVASVVVGQQGTRLGIEDAAKLAESFAFHCKGKSSARWSDVGSDQISSL; this comes from the exons ATGGCCCTctctctcccctctctctcaaTCCGAAAACTCCCCCCTCCTTTCTTCTCCCTATCCGaattttcttctccttctcccgCTCTCAATTCATTCCCCCTTTTTAATCGGACACCCATTCGTTCTCCTGCCTCGCTTCCCTTGCTTTCCAACTCCAACTTTTCCTCCTCCTCTGCTCCTTCTTCTATGTCGAGTGGCAGCGACGCCGGCTCTACTGTTGACGACTGCGAAGCTGGAGACCTAGGAGTTTCCGATTCCGACGACGATGAATCCCCCAGCCCTCTCCCCCACAATTTGCCTGACACATGGCACGTCCTTGGCCTCGGCCAAGCTATG GTGGACTTTTCGGGAATGGTCGATGACGAATTTCTTAATAGGCTCGGATTAGGAAAGGGCACAAGGAAAGTGGTGAATCATGAAGAAAGAGGTAGAGTTTTACGGGCCATGGATGGATGCAGCTATAAAGCTGCTGCTGGTGGCTCTCTCTCCAACACCTTGGTTGCTTTGGCAAGGCTTGGTGCTCAACCTATTGGAGGACCTTCGCTGAATGTTGCCATGGCAGGCAGTGTTGGAAGTGATCCCTTTGGTGGATTCTACCG ATCAAAACTCCAGCGAGCAAATGTAAATTTCCTTTCAGCACCTGTGAAGGATGGAACTACCGGTACAGTTATTGTTCTCACAACTCCAGATGCTCAACGGACAATGCTTGCTTACCAG GGTACATCGTCAAGAGTAAATTATGATTCATGCTTGGCTAACTTGATGTCCAAAACAAGTATATTAGTTGTTGAAGGATACTTATTTGAATTTCCTGACACAATCAAAACAATTTCTATGGCATGTGAGGAGGCCCGCAAATGTGGTGCTCTTGTCGCCATTACAGCGTCAGATGTCACCTGCATTGAAAGACATTATGATGACTTCTG GGACATCATGGCAAATTATGCAGACATAATCTTTGCCAACAGCGATGAAGCCAGAACTTTTTGTCATTTTTCCTCAAAAGAAAGCCCCATCTCAGCCACTAGGTACCTAAGCCATTTTGTCCCGTTTGTTTCCGTGACAGACGGTCCTAGAGGCTCTTATCTTGGTGTGAAGGGAGAATCTGTTTACATACCTCCAAACCCTTGCGTAGCACTGGACACTTGTGGGGCTGGGGATGCCTATGCATCTGGCATATTATATGGTTTGTCACGTGGTGTATCTGATTTGAGAAGTATTGGTACTTTAGCTTCGAAGGTCGCATCTGTAGTTGTTGGACAGCAAGGAACTCGGCTAGGGATAGAAGATGCTGCTAAGTTGGCTGAGTCGTTCGCATTCCATTGCAAGGGCAAGAGCTCAGCTAGGTGGTCTGATGTAGGTTCTGATCAAATTTCCAGCTTGTGA